The Cloeon dipterum chromosome X, ieCloDipt1.1, whole genome shotgun sequence genome includes a window with the following:
- the LOC135945055 gene encoding sarcolemmal membrane-associated protein-like isoform X4 — translation MTAKAVLMCRPNSHPFQERTLYLDQPVKIGRSVARARPAANNAIFDCKVLSRNHALLWYENGKFFLQDTKSSNGTFVNNQRLSKGAEESPPREVCSSDIVQFGVDVMENTRKVTHGCIIATLKLYLADGKEAKASPSTTVVSSVGTVPLEDMYQLKHFIQECLHREQLLENKLATMQSLVSNMVVAVDKAWKALIEEDRLLSKIELLENQLLTCSKNFPEEKVREEVRRLLDEKDSYQAAAKEALKKVVQEKVEAVLKLKDIERALSNSEDECALLRNSCDQNQKDCQDLAQKYKLVQQTVEELTQKLKESEEQQAEAIEHLEQEKADLQACLQVNMDNQHRRSCIDLCNNDELSLNDSNSKAKIDLDHTVDLPALILDGELILKKIEDLPEITTKEVTQFNDEVEKLKQRLETMEEDLHKSHQVVEDLIEQLKNAQMEIELRDGVVRDLVERIRLVKEDLDEKTSNDVKSNKVPDDDEVPQSETVNKLNQQLEEMQELLEEARDMKQSSDAKVTQLKNELDTAQFECKKLNDESEVLRGHIQFLEQGGNSCGRRLEEQMLNLVSSSQTLQAQYLQLQTVLQEANNRARQRSEEVERLRRQLLESQQNEKQSRNEAEKMKDTVKSLEEEVASCKQISGKVLQEDNKKNEELQHSQQECKSLQNWISIMEEELKTLKMKHLQLEEENKTLKASNSSKGSKKSSPEPSGENVTSEDESSLDMSEITKQQDFVKVMQLYMSCKQRKAELAKDLDRLKEENKRLENRSTTGFLFGVIPLMLLVWALILRIQSSLAFFTATFD, via the exons ATGACCGCCAAGGCAGTCCTGATGTGCCGGCCAAATTCGCACCCCTTCCAGGAGCGCACCCTGTACCTGGACCAGCCGGTCAAGATCGGCAGGTCGGTGGCCAGGGCCCGACCTGCTGCTAACAATGCCATCTTTGACTGCAAAGTCCTCTCGCGCAACCACGCATTGCTGTGGTATGAGAACGGAAAG TTTTTCCTTCAAGACACAAAGAGCAGCAATGGCACCTTCGTCAATAACCAACGGCTTAGCAAGGGCGCTGAGGAGTCTCCGCCGCGGGAGGTTTGCTCGTCGGACATAGTCCAGTTTGGAGTGGATGTGATGGAGAATACGAGGAAAGTGACCCACGGCTGCATCATCGCCACTCTCAAGCTGTACTTGGCTGACGGGAAAGAGGCCAAGGCGAGTCCATCGACCACGGTGGTCAGCTCGGTCGGCACCGTACCCCTCGAAGACATGTACCAGCTGAAGCACTTCATCCAA gagtGTCTGCACCGTGAACAACTGCTTGAGAACAAATTAGCGACCATGCAGAGTCTCGTTAGCAATATGGTTGTGGCTGTGGACAAGGCGTGGAAGGCGCTGATCGAGGAGGATAGACTTCTGTCCAAAATTGAGCTCCTTGAGAATCAACTTCTTACATGTTCTAAG AATTTCCCTGAAGAGAAGGTCCGCGAGGAAGTGCGCAGGTTGTTAGACGAAAAGGACAGTTACCAAGCAGCAGCCAAGGAGGCCTTgaaaaaagttgttcaggaaaAGGTGGAAGCCGTTTTGAAACTGAAAGACATTGAAAG GGCCTTGAGCAATTCGGAAGATGAGTGTGCGCTGCTGCGGAATTCGTGCGATCAAAACCAGAAAGACTGCCAGGACCTTGCTCAGAAGTACAAACTAGTTCAGCAGACGGTGGAGGAGCTGACGCAGAAGCTAAAGGAGAGCGAGGAGCAGCAGGCCGAGGCCATCGAGCACCTGGAGCAGGAAAAGGCTGATCTGCAAGCCTGTCTGCAAGTGAATATGGACAATCAACACAGGAGGTCGTGCATCGACCTCTGCAACAACGACGAGCTCTCCCTCAACGACTCAAATTCTAAAGCTAAAATTGATCTCGATCACACCGTCGACTTGCCag ctttgATTTTAGATGGCGAACTGATTCTCAAGAAGATTGAGGATTTGCCGGAAATCACAACTAAAGAAGTCACTCAGTTCAATGACGAGGTGGAGAAACTGAAGCAGCGCCTGGAAACAATGGAGGAAGATCTGCACAAAAGTCACCAAGTTGTTGAGGACCTCATAG AGCAACTAAAGAACGCCcaaatggaaattgaattgcGGGATGGGGTGGTCAGAGATTTGGTTGAGAGAATTCGTCTTGTCAAAGAGGATCTGGATGAAAAGACGAGCAATGATGTCAAATCTAATAAG GTacctgatgatgatgaagtgCCACAGTCTGAAACTGTAAATAAACTCAATCAGCAGCTGGAGGAGATGCAAG AGCTGCTGGAAGAGGCGCGTGATATGAAACAGTCTTCAGACGCTAAAGTCACGCAGCTGAAAAACGAGCTTGACACTGCCCAATTTGAATGTAAAAAACTTAACGATGAATCTGAAGTACTCCGTGGACATATCCAG TTCCTGGAACAGGGTGGAAACTCGTGTGGAAGGCGACTGGAGGAGCAGATGCTGAACTTGGTCTCTTCCTCTCAGACCCTGCAAGCGCAGTACCTGCAACTTCAGACGGTTTTGCAGGAAGCCAACAACAGGGCTCGCCAGCGAAGCGAAGAGGTCGAAAGACTGAGAA gacAACTCTTAGAATCTCAGCAAAATGAGAAGCAGAGTCGTAACGAGGCTGAAAAGATGAAGGACACTGTCAAGAGCTTGGAGGAAGAAGTGGCCTCGTGCAAGCAGATTTCAGGCAAGGTCCTCCAAGAGGACAACAAAAAGAACGAGGAACTACAGCACTCACAGCAAGAGTGCAAGTCCTTGCAAAACTGGATATCCATAATGGAGGAGGAGTTGAAAAC GCTTAAAATGAAACACTTGCAACTCGAGGAGGAAAACAAAACGCTGAAGGCTTCCAACTCTTCCAAGGGGAGCAAGAAATCCAGTCCAGAACCAAGTGGAGAGAATGTCACGTCAGAAGACGAGTCCAGCCTGGACATGTCGGAA ATCACAAAGCAGCAGGATTTCGTGAAAGTGATGCAGCTGTACATGTCATGCAAGCAGCGCAAGGCTGAATTAGCCAAAGACCTGGACCGCCTCAAGGAGGAGAACAAAAGGCTGGAGAATCGATCAACCACT GGATTCTTGTTTGGTGTTATTCCATTGATGCTCTTGGTCTGGgccttaattttaagaatacaGAGTTCTCTCGCCTTTTTTACTGCAACCTTTGATTAA
- the LOC135945055 gene encoding sarcolemmal membrane-associated protein-like isoform X2 codes for MTAKAVLMCRPNSHPFQERTLYLDQPVKIGRSVARARPAANNAIFDCKVLSRNHALLWYENGKFFLQDTKSSNGTFVNNQRLSKGAEESPPREVCSSDIVQFGVDVMENTRKVTHGCIIATLKLYLADGKEAKASPSTTVVSSVGTVPLEDMYQLKHFIQECLHREQLLENKLATMQSLVSNMVVAVDKAWKALIEEDRLLSKIELLENQLLTCSKNFPEEKVREEVRRLLDEKDSYQAAAKEALKKVVQEKVEAVLKLKDIERALSNSEDECALLRNSCDQNQKDCQDLAQKYKLVQQTVEELTQKLKESEEQQAEAIEHLEQEKADLQACLQVNMDNQHRRSCIDLCNNDELSLNDSNSKAKIDLDHTVDLPDGELILKKIEDLPEITTKEVTQFNDEVEKLKQRLETMEEDLHKSHQVVEDLIEQLKNAQMEIELRDGVVRDLVERIRLVKEDLDEKTSNDVKSNKVPDDDEVPQSETVNKLNQQLEEMQECLASSLFHVEFYKSMVVVMTELLEEARDMKQSSDAKVTQLKNELDTAQFECKKLNDESEVLRGHIQFLEQGGNSCGRRLEEQMLNLVSSSQTLQAQYLQLQTVLQEANNRARQRSEEVERLRRQLLESQQNEKQSRNEAEKMKDTVKSLEEEVASCKQISGKVLQEDNKKNEELQHSQQECKSLQNWISIMEEELKTLKMKHLQLEEENKTLKASNSSKGSKKSSPEPSGENVTSEDESSLDMSEITKQQDFVKVMQLYMSCKQRKAELAKDLDRLKEENKRLENRSTTGFLFGVIPLMLLVWALILRIQSSLAFFTATFD; via the exons ATGACCGCCAAGGCAGTCCTGATGTGCCGGCCAAATTCGCACCCCTTCCAGGAGCGCACCCTGTACCTGGACCAGCCGGTCAAGATCGGCAGGTCGGTGGCCAGGGCCCGACCTGCTGCTAACAATGCCATCTTTGACTGCAAAGTCCTCTCGCGCAACCACGCATTGCTGTGGTATGAGAACGGAAAG TTTTTCCTTCAAGACACAAAGAGCAGCAATGGCACCTTCGTCAATAACCAACGGCTTAGCAAGGGCGCTGAGGAGTCTCCGCCGCGGGAGGTTTGCTCGTCGGACATAGTCCAGTTTGGAGTGGATGTGATGGAGAATACGAGGAAAGTGACCCACGGCTGCATCATCGCCACTCTCAAGCTGTACTTGGCTGACGGGAAAGAGGCCAAGGCGAGTCCATCGACCACGGTGGTCAGCTCGGTCGGCACCGTACCCCTCGAAGACATGTACCAGCTGAAGCACTTCATCCAA gagtGTCTGCACCGTGAACAACTGCTTGAGAACAAATTAGCGACCATGCAGAGTCTCGTTAGCAATATGGTTGTGGCTGTGGACAAGGCGTGGAAGGCGCTGATCGAGGAGGATAGACTTCTGTCCAAAATTGAGCTCCTTGAGAATCAACTTCTTACATGTTCTAAG AATTTCCCTGAAGAGAAGGTCCGCGAGGAAGTGCGCAGGTTGTTAGACGAAAAGGACAGTTACCAAGCAGCAGCCAAGGAGGCCTTgaaaaaagttgttcaggaaaAGGTGGAAGCCGTTTTGAAACTGAAAGACATTGAAAG GGCCTTGAGCAATTCGGAAGATGAGTGTGCGCTGCTGCGGAATTCGTGCGATCAAAACCAGAAAGACTGCCAGGACCTTGCTCAGAAGTACAAACTAGTTCAGCAGACGGTGGAGGAGCTGACGCAGAAGCTAAAGGAGAGCGAGGAGCAGCAGGCCGAGGCCATCGAGCACCTGGAGCAGGAAAAGGCTGATCTGCAAGCCTGTCTGCAAGTGAATATGGACAATCAACACAGGAGGTCGTGCATCGACCTCTGCAACAACGACGAGCTCTCCCTCAACGACTCAAATTCTAAAGCTAAAATTGATCTCGATCACACCGTCGACTTGCCag ATGGCGAACTGATTCTCAAGAAGATTGAGGATTTGCCGGAAATCACAACTAAAGAAGTCACTCAGTTCAATGACGAGGTGGAGAAACTGAAGCAGCGCCTGGAAACAATGGAGGAAGATCTGCACAAAAGTCACCAAGTTGTTGAGGACCTCATAG AGCAACTAAAGAACGCCcaaatggaaattgaattgcGGGATGGGGTGGTCAGAGATTTGGTTGAGAGAATTCGTCTTGTCAAAGAGGATCTGGATGAAAAGACGAGCAATGATGTCAAATCTAATAAG GTacctgatgatgatgaagtgCCACAGTCTGAAACTGTAAATAAACTCAATCAGCAGCTGGAGGAGATGCAAG AGTGCCTAGCAAGCTCTTTGTTTCATGTTGAGTTCTATAAAAGCATGGTGGTGGTAATGACAG AGCTGCTGGAAGAGGCGCGTGATATGAAACAGTCTTCAGACGCTAAAGTCACGCAGCTGAAAAACGAGCTTGACACTGCCCAATTTGAATGTAAAAAACTTAACGATGAATCTGAAGTACTCCGTGGACATATCCAG TTCCTGGAACAGGGTGGAAACTCGTGTGGAAGGCGACTGGAGGAGCAGATGCTGAACTTGGTCTCTTCCTCTCAGACCCTGCAAGCGCAGTACCTGCAACTTCAGACGGTTTTGCAGGAAGCCAACAACAGGGCTCGCCAGCGAAGCGAAGAGGTCGAAAGACTGAGAA gacAACTCTTAGAATCTCAGCAAAATGAGAAGCAGAGTCGTAACGAGGCTGAAAAGATGAAGGACACTGTCAAGAGCTTGGAGGAAGAAGTGGCCTCGTGCAAGCAGATTTCAGGCAAGGTCCTCCAAGAGGACAACAAAAAGAACGAGGAACTACAGCACTCACAGCAAGAGTGCAAGTCCTTGCAAAACTGGATATCCATAATGGAGGAGGAGTTGAAAAC GCTTAAAATGAAACACTTGCAACTCGAGGAGGAAAACAAAACGCTGAAGGCTTCCAACTCTTCCAAGGGGAGCAAGAAATCCAGTCCAGAACCAAGTGGAGAGAATGTCACGTCAGAAGACGAGTCCAGCCTGGACATGTCGGAA ATCACAAAGCAGCAGGATTTCGTGAAAGTGATGCAGCTGTACATGTCATGCAAGCAGCGCAAGGCTGAATTAGCCAAAGACCTGGACCGCCTCAAGGAGGAGAACAAAAGGCTGGAGAATCGATCAACCACT GGATTCTTGTTTGGTGTTATTCCATTGATGCTCTTGGTCTGGgccttaattttaagaatacaGAGTTCTCTCGCCTTTTTTACTGCAACCTTTGATTAA
- the LOC135945055 gene encoding sarcolemmal membrane-associated protein-like isoform X3 produces MTAKAVLMCRPNSHPFQERTLYLDQPVKIGRSVARARPAANNAIFDCKVLSRNHALLWYENGKFFLQDTKSSNGTFVNNQRLSKGAEESPPREVCSSDIVQFGVDVMENTRKVTHGCIIATLKLYLADGKEAKASPSTTVVSSVGTVPLEDMYQLKHFIQECLHREQLLENKLATMQSLVSNMVVAVDKAWKALIEEDRLLSKIELLENQLLTCSKNFPEEKVREEVRRLLDEKDSYQAAAKEALKKVVQEKVEAVLKLKDIERALSNSEDECALLRNSCDQNQKDCQDLAQKYKLVQQTVEELTQKLKESEEQQAEAIEHLEQEKADLQACLQVNMDNQHRRSCIDLCNNDELSLNDSNSKAKIDLDHTVDLPALILDGELILKKIEDLPEITTKEVTQFNDEVEKLKQRLETMEEDLHKSHQVVEDLIEQLKNAQMEIELRDGVVRDLVERIRLVKEDLDEKTSNDVKSNKVPDDDEVPQSETVNKLNQQLEEMQECLASSLFHVEFYKSMVVVMTELLEEARDMKQSSDAKVTQLKNELDTAQFECKKLNDESEVLRGHIQGGNSCGRRLEEQMLNLVSSSQTLQAQYLQLQTVLQEANNRARQRSEEVERLRRQLLESQQNEKQSRNEAEKMKDTVKSLEEEVASCKQISGKVLQEDNKKNEELQHSQQECKSLQNWISIMEEELKTLKMKHLQLEEENKTLKASNSSKGSKKSSPEPSGENVTSEDESSLDMSEITKQQDFVKVMQLYMSCKQRKAELAKDLDRLKEENKRLENRSTTGFLFGVIPLMLLVWALILRIQSSLAFFTATFD; encoded by the exons ATGACCGCCAAGGCAGTCCTGATGTGCCGGCCAAATTCGCACCCCTTCCAGGAGCGCACCCTGTACCTGGACCAGCCGGTCAAGATCGGCAGGTCGGTGGCCAGGGCCCGACCTGCTGCTAACAATGCCATCTTTGACTGCAAAGTCCTCTCGCGCAACCACGCATTGCTGTGGTATGAGAACGGAAAG TTTTTCCTTCAAGACACAAAGAGCAGCAATGGCACCTTCGTCAATAACCAACGGCTTAGCAAGGGCGCTGAGGAGTCTCCGCCGCGGGAGGTTTGCTCGTCGGACATAGTCCAGTTTGGAGTGGATGTGATGGAGAATACGAGGAAAGTGACCCACGGCTGCATCATCGCCACTCTCAAGCTGTACTTGGCTGACGGGAAAGAGGCCAAGGCGAGTCCATCGACCACGGTGGTCAGCTCGGTCGGCACCGTACCCCTCGAAGACATGTACCAGCTGAAGCACTTCATCCAA gagtGTCTGCACCGTGAACAACTGCTTGAGAACAAATTAGCGACCATGCAGAGTCTCGTTAGCAATATGGTTGTGGCTGTGGACAAGGCGTGGAAGGCGCTGATCGAGGAGGATAGACTTCTGTCCAAAATTGAGCTCCTTGAGAATCAACTTCTTACATGTTCTAAG AATTTCCCTGAAGAGAAGGTCCGCGAGGAAGTGCGCAGGTTGTTAGACGAAAAGGACAGTTACCAAGCAGCAGCCAAGGAGGCCTTgaaaaaagttgttcaggaaaAGGTGGAAGCCGTTTTGAAACTGAAAGACATTGAAAG GGCCTTGAGCAATTCGGAAGATGAGTGTGCGCTGCTGCGGAATTCGTGCGATCAAAACCAGAAAGACTGCCAGGACCTTGCTCAGAAGTACAAACTAGTTCAGCAGACGGTGGAGGAGCTGACGCAGAAGCTAAAGGAGAGCGAGGAGCAGCAGGCCGAGGCCATCGAGCACCTGGAGCAGGAAAAGGCTGATCTGCAAGCCTGTCTGCAAGTGAATATGGACAATCAACACAGGAGGTCGTGCATCGACCTCTGCAACAACGACGAGCTCTCCCTCAACGACTCAAATTCTAAAGCTAAAATTGATCTCGATCACACCGTCGACTTGCCag ctttgATTTTAGATGGCGAACTGATTCTCAAGAAGATTGAGGATTTGCCGGAAATCACAACTAAAGAAGTCACTCAGTTCAATGACGAGGTGGAGAAACTGAAGCAGCGCCTGGAAACAATGGAGGAAGATCTGCACAAAAGTCACCAAGTTGTTGAGGACCTCATAG AGCAACTAAAGAACGCCcaaatggaaattgaattgcGGGATGGGGTGGTCAGAGATTTGGTTGAGAGAATTCGTCTTGTCAAAGAGGATCTGGATGAAAAGACGAGCAATGATGTCAAATCTAATAAG GTacctgatgatgatgaagtgCCACAGTCTGAAACTGTAAATAAACTCAATCAGCAGCTGGAGGAGATGCAAG AGTGCCTAGCAAGCTCTTTGTTTCATGTTGAGTTCTATAAAAGCATGGTGGTGGTAATGACAG AGCTGCTGGAAGAGGCGCGTGATATGAAACAGTCTTCAGACGCTAAAGTCACGCAGCTGAAAAACGAGCTTGACACTGCCCAATTTGAATGTAAAAAACTTAACGATGAATCTGAAGTACTCCGTGGACATATCCAG GGTGGAAACTCGTGTGGAAGGCGACTGGAGGAGCAGATGCTGAACTTGGTCTCTTCCTCTCAGACCCTGCAAGCGCAGTACCTGCAACTTCAGACGGTTTTGCAGGAAGCCAACAACAGGGCTCGCCAGCGAAGCGAAGAGGTCGAAAGACTGAGAA gacAACTCTTAGAATCTCAGCAAAATGAGAAGCAGAGTCGTAACGAGGCTGAAAAGATGAAGGACACTGTCAAGAGCTTGGAGGAAGAAGTGGCCTCGTGCAAGCAGATTTCAGGCAAGGTCCTCCAAGAGGACAACAAAAAGAACGAGGAACTACAGCACTCACAGCAAGAGTGCAAGTCCTTGCAAAACTGGATATCCATAATGGAGGAGGAGTTGAAAAC GCTTAAAATGAAACACTTGCAACTCGAGGAGGAAAACAAAACGCTGAAGGCTTCCAACTCTTCCAAGGGGAGCAAGAAATCCAGTCCAGAACCAAGTGGAGAGAATGTCACGTCAGAAGACGAGTCCAGCCTGGACATGTCGGAA ATCACAAAGCAGCAGGATTTCGTGAAAGTGATGCAGCTGTACATGTCATGCAAGCAGCGCAAGGCTGAATTAGCCAAAGACCTGGACCGCCTCAAGGAGGAGAACAAAAGGCTGGAGAATCGATCAACCACT GGATTCTTGTTTGGTGTTATTCCATTGATGCTCTTGGTCTGGgccttaattttaagaatacaGAGTTCTCTCGCCTTTTTTACTGCAACCTTTGATTAA
- the LOC135945055 gene encoding sarcolemmal membrane-associated protein-like isoform X1: MTAKAVLMCRPNSHPFQERTLYLDQPVKIGRSVARARPAANNAIFDCKVLSRNHALLWYENGKFFLQDTKSSNGTFVNNQRLSKGAEESPPREVCSSDIVQFGVDVMENTRKVTHGCIIATLKLYLADGKEAKASPSTTVVSSVGTVPLEDMYQLKHFIQECLHREQLLENKLATMQSLVSNMVVAVDKAWKALIEEDRLLSKIELLENQLLTCSKNFPEEKVREEVRRLLDEKDSYQAAAKEALKKVVQEKVEAVLKLKDIERALSNSEDECALLRNSCDQNQKDCQDLAQKYKLVQQTVEELTQKLKESEEQQAEAIEHLEQEKADLQACLQVNMDNQHRRSCIDLCNNDELSLNDSNSKAKIDLDHTVDLPALILDGELILKKIEDLPEITTKEVTQFNDEVEKLKQRLETMEEDLHKSHQVVEDLIEQLKNAQMEIELRDGVVRDLVERIRLVKEDLDEKTSNDVKSNKVPDDDEVPQSETVNKLNQQLEEMQECLASSLFHVEFYKSMVVVMTELLEEARDMKQSSDAKVTQLKNELDTAQFECKKLNDESEVLRGHIQFLEQGGNSCGRRLEEQMLNLVSSSQTLQAQYLQLQTVLQEANNRARQRSEEVERLRRQLLESQQNEKQSRNEAEKMKDTVKSLEEEVASCKQISGKVLQEDNKKNEELQHSQQECKSLQNWISIMEEELKTLKMKHLQLEEENKTLKASNSSKGSKKSSPEPSGENVTSEDESSLDMSEITKQQDFVKVMQLYMSCKQRKAELAKDLDRLKEENKRLENRSTTGFLFGVIPLMLLVWALILRIQSSLAFFTATFD, translated from the exons ATGACCGCCAAGGCAGTCCTGATGTGCCGGCCAAATTCGCACCCCTTCCAGGAGCGCACCCTGTACCTGGACCAGCCGGTCAAGATCGGCAGGTCGGTGGCCAGGGCCCGACCTGCTGCTAACAATGCCATCTTTGACTGCAAAGTCCTCTCGCGCAACCACGCATTGCTGTGGTATGAGAACGGAAAG TTTTTCCTTCAAGACACAAAGAGCAGCAATGGCACCTTCGTCAATAACCAACGGCTTAGCAAGGGCGCTGAGGAGTCTCCGCCGCGGGAGGTTTGCTCGTCGGACATAGTCCAGTTTGGAGTGGATGTGATGGAGAATACGAGGAAAGTGACCCACGGCTGCATCATCGCCACTCTCAAGCTGTACTTGGCTGACGGGAAAGAGGCCAAGGCGAGTCCATCGACCACGGTGGTCAGCTCGGTCGGCACCGTACCCCTCGAAGACATGTACCAGCTGAAGCACTTCATCCAA gagtGTCTGCACCGTGAACAACTGCTTGAGAACAAATTAGCGACCATGCAGAGTCTCGTTAGCAATATGGTTGTGGCTGTGGACAAGGCGTGGAAGGCGCTGATCGAGGAGGATAGACTTCTGTCCAAAATTGAGCTCCTTGAGAATCAACTTCTTACATGTTCTAAG AATTTCCCTGAAGAGAAGGTCCGCGAGGAAGTGCGCAGGTTGTTAGACGAAAAGGACAGTTACCAAGCAGCAGCCAAGGAGGCCTTgaaaaaagttgttcaggaaaAGGTGGAAGCCGTTTTGAAACTGAAAGACATTGAAAG GGCCTTGAGCAATTCGGAAGATGAGTGTGCGCTGCTGCGGAATTCGTGCGATCAAAACCAGAAAGACTGCCAGGACCTTGCTCAGAAGTACAAACTAGTTCAGCAGACGGTGGAGGAGCTGACGCAGAAGCTAAAGGAGAGCGAGGAGCAGCAGGCCGAGGCCATCGAGCACCTGGAGCAGGAAAAGGCTGATCTGCAAGCCTGTCTGCAAGTGAATATGGACAATCAACACAGGAGGTCGTGCATCGACCTCTGCAACAACGACGAGCTCTCCCTCAACGACTCAAATTCTAAAGCTAAAATTGATCTCGATCACACCGTCGACTTGCCag ctttgATTTTAGATGGCGAACTGATTCTCAAGAAGATTGAGGATTTGCCGGAAATCACAACTAAAGAAGTCACTCAGTTCAATGACGAGGTGGAGAAACTGAAGCAGCGCCTGGAAACAATGGAGGAAGATCTGCACAAAAGTCACCAAGTTGTTGAGGACCTCATAG AGCAACTAAAGAACGCCcaaatggaaattgaattgcGGGATGGGGTGGTCAGAGATTTGGTTGAGAGAATTCGTCTTGTCAAAGAGGATCTGGATGAAAAGACGAGCAATGATGTCAAATCTAATAAG GTacctgatgatgatgaagtgCCACAGTCTGAAACTGTAAATAAACTCAATCAGCAGCTGGAGGAGATGCAAG AGTGCCTAGCAAGCTCTTTGTTTCATGTTGAGTTCTATAAAAGCATGGTGGTGGTAATGACAG AGCTGCTGGAAGAGGCGCGTGATATGAAACAGTCTTCAGACGCTAAAGTCACGCAGCTGAAAAACGAGCTTGACACTGCCCAATTTGAATGTAAAAAACTTAACGATGAATCTGAAGTACTCCGTGGACATATCCAG TTCCTGGAACAGGGTGGAAACTCGTGTGGAAGGCGACTGGAGGAGCAGATGCTGAACTTGGTCTCTTCCTCTCAGACCCTGCAAGCGCAGTACCTGCAACTTCAGACGGTTTTGCAGGAAGCCAACAACAGGGCTCGCCAGCGAAGCGAAGAGGTCGAAAGACTGAGAA gacAACTCTTAGAATCTCAGCAAAATGAGAAGCAGAGTCGTAACGAGGCTGAAAAGATGAAGGACACTGTCAAGAGCTTGGAGGAAGAAGTGGCCTCGTGCAAGCAGATTTCAGGCAAGGTCCTCCAAGAGGACAACAAAAAGAACGAGGAACTACAGCACTCACAGCAAGAGTGCAAGTCCTTGCAAAACTGGATATCCATAATGGAGGAGGAGTTGAAAAC GCTTAAAATGAAACACTTGCAACTCGAGGAGGAAAACAAAACGCTGAAGGCTTCCAACTCTTCCAAGGGGAGCAAGAAATCCAGTCCAGAACCAAGTGGAGAGAATGTCACGTCAGAAGACGAGTCCAGCCTGGACATGTCGGAA ATCACAAAGCAGCAGGATTTCGTGAAAGTGATGCAGCTGTACATGTCATGCAAGCAGCGCAAGGCTGAATTAGCCAAAGACCTGGACCGCCTCAAGGAGGAGAACAAAAGGCTGGAGAATCGATCAACCACT GGATTCTTGTTTGGTGTTATTCCATTGATGCTCTTGGTCTGGgccttaattttaagaatacaGAGTTCTCTCGCCTTTTTTACTGCAACCTTTGATTAA
- the LOC135945936 gene encoding ras-related protein Rab-7a codes for MASRKKVLLKVIILGDSGVGKTSLMNQYVNKKFSNQYKATIGADFLTKEVMVDDRIVTMQIWDTAGQERFQSLGVAFYRGADCCVLVFDVTAPNTFKSLDSWRDEFLIQASPRDPENFPFVVLGNKVDLESRVVSAKRAQQWCASKNNIPFFETSAKEAINVEQAFQTIARNALAQESEVELYSEFPDQIRLGGEGQRGSRAAGDNCSC; via the exons ATGGCATCACGCAAGAAAGTGCTCTTGAAGGTGATCATCCTTGGTGACTCCGGCGTTGGGAAAACTTCGTTGATGAATCAGTACGTCAACAAGAAGTTTTCGAACCAGTACAAAGCGACCATCGGTGCCGATTTCCTAACCAAAGAGGTTATGGTTGACGATAGGATAGTAACTATGCAg atttgggACACTGCTGGGCAAGAAAGGTTCCAGAGCTTAGGAGTGGCTTTCTACCGAGGCGCAGACTGTTGTGTGTTGGTGTTTGACGTGACCGCACCAAACACTTTCAAGAGTCTCGACAGCTGGCGGGACGAATTCCTCATCCAGGCCTCGCCCAGAGATCCGGAGAACTTCCCCTTTGTCGTTTTAGGCAATAAGGTTGACCTTGAAAGCAGAGTG GTGTCTGCGAAGAGAGCGCAGCAGTGGTGCGCCAGCAAAAACAACATCCCATTCTTCGAGACGAGCGCCAAAGAAGCAATCAACGTGGAGCAGGCCTTCCAAACGATCGCCCGCAACGCTCTGGCCCAAGAGAGCGAGGTGGAGCTCTACAGCGAGTTTCCGGACCAGATCAGACTCGGCGGTGAAGGACAACGCGGCTCAAGGGCAGCTGGAGACAACTGCTCCTGCTAA